DNA from Micromonospora nigra:
GGCAGGTTGCCGATCGCGTCCAGTGAACACATCACCGGTGCGCTGCGGGCCACGCCGCGCGGGTCGAATCCGAGGATGTCGAAGTGGCGACGAAGGTCCTCGCTGTAGGCGTTCCACAAGGCCGCGTCGACGCCCGAACCACCCGGCCCGCCCGGGTTGACCACCAGCGAACCGCGCCGCGCCTGCGGGTCGGTGGCTGGCCGCTTGGCCAGCGCCAACCCGATGGTGGGTCCGTCCGGGTCGGCCCAGTCGACCGGCACGTCCAGAGTGGCGCACAGGGCGGTGGCGTCCTGTGCGCAGGGCGCCCACTGCACCGCCCCGCCCGGTGCCGCCGCCTGCGCGGCCGGCGGGGCGAGTGACACCAACGTCAATCCCACCGCCGCAGCGGCAACCAGTTGCCGGATCAGTTTTCTGCGCATGTTCCCTCTTCCCGGTGCTGTCCGGCTGTTGCCGGCGGTGCCGACGTTAGCGAATCCGGAATGCGTCCGTGGTTACGGGAACATGTCATCGACAATGCCTGCGGGAATGCGGATGGAATTGACCGGCAGGTTCACCGGCAGAACCGCCGGCACTTCATTTGTGCCGGTTCTGACGAATGGTGGGGCCGCCGACCGGCAGAGGGCTCGCACCGAATCTGCCGGTTGCCTTCGCCGCAGCCGGAAGGACCGGCTGTCAAGATGGCCCAGATCACAGACACCGATGCGGCCGGGCCGGGGCCATTCGCCACCGAGGGCCGACGTCCGGCTCCGGGAGAACGTCCGGCCGACAGAGGTTCAGTGCGGGCGCGGCGACGCCCCCGCCCGCAGCCGACGGACGAGCTTACGCAGGCCCGACTGCCAACCGTCGGGATCCTCGGCGCGACGGCGGGCGTAGTCGGCCACCTCCGGGTGCGGCAGGATCAGGAATCGCTCCTCGGCCATGCCGGCGACGGTCACGTCGGCCACCTGGTCGGCGGTGAGCACCGCCCCGGACGCGGCGATCACCTGGGCGCCCAGATGCCCGGCGGCCAGGCCGTCGGCGAGCATCGGGGTGTCCACCCCCTGCGGGCACAGGGCACTGACCCGGATGCCCTGGTCACGGTAGGTGATCGACAGCCACTCGGCGAAACCGACCGCAGCGTGTTTGGTGGCGGTGTACGCGGCGTCTCCGACGGCGGTGAGCACCCCCGCCGCCGAACAGGTGTGCAGCAGGTAACCGGAGCCGCGTTCCACCATCGCCGGCAGCACGGCCCGGGCGGCGTACACGTGCGACAGCACGTTGACCCGCCACGCCCGGTCCCAGCCGGCGTCGTCGACCTCCACTCCCCCGCCGGTGGTCACCCCCGCGTTGGCGCAGAACACGTCGATCCGGCCGTACCGCCGCTCGGTGTCGGCGACCAGCGCGCGGACCTGCTCCTCGTCGGTGACGTCCAGGCCGACGGCGCTGGCGGCCGGGCCGATGCCGGCGGCCACCGCGCGGGCCGCGTCGACGTCGAGGTCGGCGAGCACCAGCGCCTCGGCGCCCTCGGCGGCGAACCGGCGGGCCAGCGCTGCCCCGATGCCACCGGCCCCGCCGGTGATGACCACGACCCGGCCGGTGAGGTTCACGCGGCCCGCCCGGCGTCCGGGCCGAGTCGGGCGATGAGCGT
Protein-coding regions in this window:
- a CDS encoding SDR family oxidoreductase, which translates into the protein MNLTGRVVVITGGAGGIGAALARRFAAEGAEALVLADLDVDAARAVAAGIGPAASAVGLDVTDEEQVRALVADTERRYGRIDVFCANAGVTTGGGVEVDDAGWDRAWRVNVLSHVYAARAVLPAMVERGSGYLLHTCSAAGVLTAVGDAAYTATKHAAVGFAEWLSITYRDQGIRVSALCPQGVDTPMLADGLAAGHLGAQVIAASGAVLTADQVADVTVAGMAEERFLILPHPEVADYARRRAEDPDGWQSGLRKLVRRLRAGASPRPH